A stretch of DNA from Paenibacillus albus:
ATTATCACCAGGCAGCACCGGATTGCTTAAATGTCGTACGTTGCGGCTCATTGCCCATCCCCCAGTCAGAACAGATTATGCCTGCGATTCTTTCTTCAATTCCGCAATGTACTCCTGCATCTTAATAATTCGACCTTCCAGCCTTGATTTCTCCGCAGCGAATGCGATCAAGTGGCTTTGTACGGAAGCTTTCGCGCTCGTGAGACCCTTCTCCATACCGTCGCTGCGTACCTGACGGACAAAATCACGCATAATATTCGTATCGCCGCCGCCATGCCCTGCTGCATCCGTATCCAGAAGGATCGTCTCGGTCTCGCGTGTGGAAAAGTTCGTCACTTCGATTACATTCTTCTCCATATCCGCCCGAATCTGACCTTGCGTTCCCATCAACTTGACTGACCGGCCGCCCTCAAAGGTGAAAGCGCACATCGTGAATGCGACGGTTACACCGCTTGCAAATTCCAAGTTGACCACCTGATGATCCACCACATCATTGTCGCAGTGGTAGACGCACCTACCGTAAGGACCTGTCTTCAAGGAACTTATTACGCCCTCGTCGCTCGTATCATTGCTGACAACGGAGCGCAGTACCTTGCCAACCCAATCATCTCTCTCGAGATATATACGCGGCGCGTAATAAGGACAAGTGTCTTGAACCGGGCAGCCATCAAGGCAGCGCATTGGAGCCCCCTCCGGCGCACTCTCCTTGCGGAAATGAGCCAGAGAACCAAATGAAGAGACTTGCGTGCACTCTTCATCTATAATCCATTGCAAGATGTCCATGTCATGGCAGCTCTTGGCCAGAATCATCGGACTCGACACTTCGGATTTGCTCCAATTGCCTCGAACGAAGCTGTGTGCCTGATGGCCATGCTCTACATTCTCTGTATGCTGAATCGAGACCAGCTTCCCGATGCTGCCTCCTGCGACAAGATCCTTGATCTTCGCAAAAAAGTCTGTATAGCGAAGGACGTGGCAAATCGACAGCACGCGATCGTATTTCTCCGCATATTCCCCCATAATGAAGCATTCCAGCGGGTCAGGCGACATCGGCTTCTCCAGCAGAACGTGATAGCCCATCTCCAGCGCCTTGATCGTTGGCTCGAAATGCATTTTATCTTGCGTGCATATAATAACGGCATCCGCCATTTTCGGTCTCGTTAGGAAATCCTCCCAGTCGGAAAATGTATTCGCTTCAGAGATTTCATACGT
This window harbors:
- a CDS encoding Gfo/Idh/MocA family protein produces the protein MKPITAALIGAGQRGAGAYAPYALDHPEEIRFVAVADGDPERRERFAQTYEISEANTFSDWEDFLTRPKMADAVIICTQDKMHFEPTIKALEMGYHVLLEKPMSPDPLECFIMGEYAEKYDRVLSICHVLRYTDFFAKIKDLVAGGSIGKLVSIQHTENVEHGHQAHSFVRGNWSKSEVSSPMILAKSCHDMDILQWIIDEECTQVSSFGSLAHFRKESAPEGAPMRCLDGCPVQDTCPYYAPRIYLERDDWVGKVLRSVVSNDTSDEGVISSLKTGPYGRCVYHCDNDVVDHQVVNLEFASGVTVAFTMCAFTFEGGRSVKLMGTQGQIRADMEKNVIEVTNFSTRETETILLDTDAAGHGGGDTNIMRDFVRQVRSDGMEKGLTSAKASVQSHLIAFAAEKSRLEGRIIKMQEYIAELKKESQA